One part of the Paracoccus sp. MBLB3053 genome encodes these proteins:
- a CDS encoding SURF1 family protein, with protein MRRYLFPVLIGVLGCAVLMSLGFWQLHRLDWKEAMLAQIQSRIESEPVALPDHFTPDMKYQPVFVSGKTTGNEIDVLSGTRERGGGYQVISGFVTDDGRHILLDRGFVDQDHKRDPRPPVRLEVTGNLHWPDEKGSATPAPNLSENIWFARDVPAMAEQLGTEPLLVVAASVAGEMQGVEPMPVAIQGIPNNHLSYAVQWFMIAAVWAGMTLALIWRIRQRQF; from the coding sequence ATGCGCCGCTATCTATTTCCCGTGCTGATCGGCGTTCTGGGCTGCGCCGTGCTCATGTCCCTGGGGTTTTGGCAACTCCATCGGCTGGACTGGAAAGAGGCGATGCTCGCCCAGATCCAGAGCCGCATCGAGAGTGAGCCCGTGGCCCTGCCGGACCACTTCACCCCCGACATGAAATACCAGCCGGTCTTCGTTTCGGGCAAGACGACTGGCAACGAGATCGACGTCCTTTCGGGCACCCGCGAACGCGGTGGGGGCTACCAGGTCATCTCGGGTTTCGTGACGGATGACGGAAGGCACATTCTTCTTGATCGCGGCTTCGTCGATCAGGATCACAAGCGTGACCCTCGCCCGCCGGTCCGGCTTGAGGTCACGGGAAACCTGCATTGGCCTGATGAAAAGGGATCGGCCACCCCCGCTCCCAATCTTTCTGAGAACATCTGGTTTGCCCGAGACGTGCCGGCCATGGCAGAGCAGCTTGGGACTGAACCGCTGCTGGTCGTGGCGGCGTCGGTCGCCGGAGAAATGCAGGGCGTCGAACCCATGCCGGTCGCCATTCAGGGTATTCCGAACAATCATCTCAGCTATGCCGTGCAATGGTTCATGATTGCCGCGGTCTGGGCAGGGATGACACTGGCGCTGATCTGGCGTATCAGGCAGCGACAATTCTAG
- the thrC gene encoding threonine synthase has translation MRYVSTRGRAEVLDFAQAMMTGLARDGGLYLPEAIPTFNAEEIAAFEGLSYEEVALRVITPFVGESFTQDELRGAIARAYAGFDHIARAPMVQLAPGHFLLELFHGPTLAFKDFAMQLIGQLFQLALAKSGDRVTILGATSGDTGSAAIEAFRGLSNVDVFIMYPHGRVSEVQRRQMSTPADANVHALAVDGTFDDCQARLKDLFNDHEFRDGVGLAGVNSINWARVLAQIVYYFTAAASLGAPLREVDFTVPTGNFGDVFAGSIAKAMGLPVGRLVVATNQNDILHRALTTGEYRTGTVEPSISPSMDIQVSSNFERALWLAYGHDGAAVSQLMDELKSGGFSISQGALEHLREIYVSGRVSEAETTDMIATIRSETAEVICPHTAVAVKVARAHLRPGVPMISLSTAHPAKFPDAVEAAIGIRPDLPEHMADLFERDERITRVENDADKIKSLILERRTV, from the coding sequence ATGCGCTACGTTTCGACCCGAGGCCGGGCAGAGGTTCTTGATTTCGCGCAGGCCATGATGACGGGCCTTGCCCGCGATGGCGGCCTTTACCTCCCGGAGGCGATCCCGACCTTCAACGCCGAAGAAATCGCAGCCTTTGAGGGCCTGTCCTATGAGGAAGTGGCCCTGCGCGTCATCACGCCCTTCGTGGGCGAAAGCTTCACTCAGGACGAACTCAGGGGCGCGATCGCCCGCGCCTATGCGGGCTTCGACCATATTGCTCGCGCGCCGATGGTGCAGCTGGCGCCCGGGCATTTCCTGCTGGAGTTGTTCCACGGGCCGACGCTGGCCTTCAAGGATTTCGCCATGCAGCTCATTGGCCAGCTGTTTCAGTTGGCACTGGCGAAGTCGGGGGACCGCGTGACCATCCTGGGTGCGACCTCGGGCGATACCGGCTCGGCCGCGATCGAGGCTTTTCGTGGCCTGTCGAATGTCGATGTGTTCATCATGTACCCGCATGGCCGCGTCAGCGAGGTGCAACGCAGGCAGATGTCCACCCCGGCCGATGCCAATGTCCACGCGCTGGCGGTCGATGGAACATTCGACGATTGCCAGGCGCGGCTCAAGGACCTGTTCAACGACCACGAATTCCGCGACGGGGTCGGGCTTGCAGGGGTCAATTCGATCAATTGGGCGCGCGTGCTGGCCCAGATCGTCTATTACTTCACTGCAGCAGCAAGTCTTGGTGCACCGCTTCGCGAAGTCGATTTCACCGTGCCCACCGGCAATTTCGGCGATGTCTTCGCAGGGTCGATCGCAAAAGCCATGGGGCTTCCGGTCGGGCGTCTGGTCGTGGCGACCAACCAGAACGACATCCTGCACCGCGCGCTGACGACCGGCGAATACCGCACCGGCACCGTCGAGCCCTCGATCAGCCCCTCGATGGACATTCAGGTCAGTTCGAACTTCGAACGCGCCTTGTGGCTGGCCTATGGCCACGACGGCGCCGCCGTCAGCCAATTGATGGACGAGCTGAAATCGGGTGGCTTCTCGATCAGTCAGGGCGCGCTTGAGCACCTGCGCGAAATCTATGTCTCGGGCCGTGTGTCCGAGGCCGAGACGACCGACATGATCGCGACGATCCGCAGCGAGACTGCCGAGGTTATCTGCCCCCACACTGCCGTCGCGGTGAAGGTTGCGCGCGCGCATCTGCGTCCGGGCGTTCCGATGATCAGCCTGTCGACCGCGCATCCGGCGAAGTTCCCCGATGCGGTCGAGGCCGCAATCGGCATTCGGCCGGACCTTCCCGAGCATATGGCCGACCTGTTTGAGCGGGACGAACGGATTACTCGGGTTGAAAACGACGCCGACAAGATTAAATCGCTGATCCTTGAACGGAGAACAGTGTGA
- a CDS encoding M16 family metallopeptidase codes for MNQTRISTLSNGLRVVTRDMPGLHSAAIGIWVSAGCRDERAEQNGIAHFLEHMAFKGTGTRSALDIVEAIENVGGYINAYTSRDVTSYYARVLAGDVELALDVISDIVLNPVFDQREIEVERGVILQEIGQSLDTPDDVIFDWLQEAAYPNQPMGRTILGPAERVSHFGRDDLSGFITEHYGPERMILSAAGAVDHDRILRQAEMIFSHLPSRGLTSREPARWQGAEARHVKKLEQAHFALAFEGPGYMAPDFYAAQIWTSALGGGMSSRLFQKIREERGLCYSIFAQSGFHDDTGMVTIYAGTSGDQIADLANLTIDEMKRSAEDMTEAEIARARAQLKAGLLMGLESPTGQAERMARSLAIWGRVSEPAEVARKIDAVTVEDVRAHAERLIQNARPALALYGPVRSAPSIEKLSQRLAA; via the coding sequence GTGAATCAAACCCGCATCAGCACCTTGTCCAATGGTTTGCGTGTGGTCACGCGCGACATGCCCGGCCTGCATTCCGCAGCCATCGGAATCTGGGTCAGCGCCGGCTGCCGCGATGAACGCGCCGAGCAGAACGGCATTGCCCACTTCCTTGAGCACATGGCCTTCAAGGGCACCGGAACGCGCAGCGCGCTGGATATCGTCGAGGCGATCGAGAATGTCGGCGGCTATATCAACGCCTATACCTCGCGCGACGTGACCTCCTATTACGCGCGGGTTCTGGCGGGGGATGTCGAGCTGGCGTTGGACGTGATCTCGGACATCGTGCTGAACCCCGTGTTCGACCAGCGCGAGATCGAGGTCGAGCGCGGCGTCATCCTGCAGGAAATCGGTCAGTCGCTCGACACGCCTGATGACGTGATCTTCGATTGGCTGCAAGAAGCCGCCTATCCGAACCAGCCGATGGGCCGCACCATTCTGGGGCCCGCCGAACGCGTCAGCCATTTCGGCCGTGATGATCTTTCAGGATTCATTACCGAACACTACGGACCTGAACGCATGATCCTTTCCGCTGCCGGGGCCGTCGATCACGACCGCATCCTGCGCCAGGCGGAAATGATCTTTTCGCACCTGCCGTCGCGTGGTCTTACCTCGCGGGAACCTGCCCGTTGGCAGGGGGCCGAAGCCCGGCATGTGAAAAAGCTGGAGCAGGCCCATTTCGCGTTGGCCTTTGAGGGTCCGGGCTACATGGCACCCGATTTCTATGCCGCCCAGATCTGGACTTCGGCGCTTGGGGGCGGAATGTCTTCGCGCCTGTTCCAGAAGATCCGCGAAGAGCGGGGGTTGTGCTATTCCATCTTCGCCCAATCGGGTTTCCATGACGATACCGGCATGGTCACGATCTATGCGGGGACCTCGGGGGATCAGATTGCCGACCTCGCCAACCTCACGATCGACGAGATGAAGCGTTCGGCCGAGGACATGACCGAGGCCGAGATCGCTCGGGCCCGCGCCCAATTGAAAGCCGGGCTGCTGATGGGTCTGGAAAGCCCTACCGGGCAGGCCGAGCGCATGGCCCGTTCCCTCGCGATCTGGGGCAGGGTATCGGAACCGGCCGAGGTTGCCCGCAAGATCGATGCGGTCACGGTGGAAGATGTGCGCGCGCATGCCGAACGTCTTATACAGAATGCGCGCCCGGCTCTTGCGCTTTACGGCCCGGTGCGGTCTGCTCCGAGCATAGAGAAACTGAGTCAAAGGCTTGCCGCCTGA
- a CDS encoding GNAT family N-acetyltransferase, translating into MFNRHRPPRLETERMVLRLPAHGDFDAWAGLRTLSRNFLTPWEPVWAQDHLAKKSFTNRVYWAQRANRNGTALPLFLIRKDGTFLGAITLDNIRRGPAQSATIGYWIGEPHARQGFMQEAIAALVSHAFSIMDLSRIEAACLPENAASRGVLEKAGFKYEGVAQSYLQINGRWRNHVLYANLRSDRRGKTEVR; encoded by the coding sequence ATGTTCAACCGCCACCGTCCGCCTCGACTGGAGACCGAGCGGATGGTGCTGCGTTTGCCGGCACATGGCGATTTTGATGCATGGGCAGGTCTGAGAACGCTCAGCAGGAATTTTCTGACGCCGTGGGAGCCGGTCTGGGCGCAGGATCATCTGGCCAAGAAAAGCTTCACTAACCGCGTCTATTGGGCGCAGCGCGCGAACCGAAACGGGACCGCGCTGCCGCTATTCCTGATCCGCAAGGATGGAACCTTCCTGGGTGCAATCACGCTTGACAATATCCGGCGTGGCCCCGCGCAATCCGCGACCATCGGCTACTGGATCGGCGAACCGCATGCCCGACAAGGCTTCATGCAGGAAGCAATCGCCGCACTTGTGAGCCATGCCTTTTCGATCATGGATCTGAGTCGCATCGAGGCTGCATGCCTGCCCGAGAATGCCGCCTCGCGCGGAGTATTGGAAAAAGCCGGTTTCAAGTATGAGGGTGTGGCGCAAAGCTATCTTCAGATCAATGGCCGCTGGCGAAATCATGTGCTTTACGCCAATCTGCGCAGCGACAGGCGTGGCAAGACCGAAGTCCGCTGA
- a CDS encoding FAD-binding oxidoreductase encodes MLNPADDKLAAALPKGVLRPMAPAYLEEPRGRYFGKAGLIAAPRTTDEVAAVVKACAEARVGIVARGGGTGLVGGQIMAKGPAPLILSLERMTALRGIWPEENVLIAEAGMTLQAVRDAAEAQGRLFPLSLASQGSAAIGGCLATNAGGVTALRYGTARALCLGIEAVLPDGSVVHDLKRLRKDNTGYDLRDLLIGAEGTLGIITAASLKLVVPPPNVGVAMLEVPDPSAALSLLALAEAHMAGGVTAFELIGGQGLAFLAETLPEIRRPLPDAAWSVLIEVGLPAGLSPDEALERFLTDAMERGLLSDGMIAQSGQQADGFWHLREHIPEANRRIGAVASHDISLPLSEIAGFINDAGKALAARSDVRVNCFGHLGDGNLHYNIFPAKGRSRTEYDSQRTALSELVHEMVVARGGSFSAEHGVGRLKVGELERWGDPARISAMRAIKSALDPWGIMNPGAVLSQARGRDAGAGGPDKP; translated from the coding sequence ATGCTCAATCCCGCTGATGACAAACTCGCTGCGGCATTGCCCAAGGGCGTGTTGCGCCCGATGGCCCCGGCCTATCTGGAGGAACCGCGCGGCCGCTATTTCGGCAAGGCCGGTCTAATCGCGGCGCCACGCACCACCGATGAGGTTGCGGCCGTGGTAAAAGCCTGCGCTGAGGCGCGCGTGGGGATCGTCGCTCGGGGGGGTGGAACGGGACTGGTCGGCGGGCAGATCATGGCCAAGGGGCCCGCGCCGCTGATCCTTTCCCTGGAACGGATGACCGCACTTCGCGGCATCTGGCCCGAGGAAAACGTGCTGATCGCCGAAGCGGGGATGACGCTTCAGGCCGTGCGAGACGCGGCCGAGGCGCAGGGGAGGTTGTTCCCGCTTTCTCTTGCCAGCCAGGGCAGCGCCGCGATCGGTGGTTGCCTTGCCACCAATGCCGGGGGCGTGACGGCGTTGCGCTATGGGACGGCCCGCGCGCTCTGCCTCGGCATCGAGGCGGTGCTGCCCGATGGAAGCGTGGTCCACGACCTGAAGCGGCTGCGCAAGGACAATACGGGCTACGACCTGCGCGATCTGTTGATCGGAGCCGAGGGCACCTTGGGGATCATCACGGCCGCGAGTCTCAAGCTGGTTGTCCCGCCCCCCAATGTCGGTGTCGCGATGCTTGAGGTTCCCGATCCCAGCGCAGCGCTCAGTCTGCTGGCACTTGCCGAAGCGCATATGGCCGGGGGCGTGACGGCCTTCGAACTGATCGGCGGGCAGGGGCTTGCTTTCCTTGCCGAAACACTGCCGGAAATCCGAAGGCCGCTTCCGGACGCGGCCTGGAGCGTTCTGATCGAAGTTGGTCTGCCGGCAGGGCTTTCCCCCGACGAGGCATTGGAGCGTTTCCTGACCGACGCGATGGAGCGCGGCCTGCTCAGCGATGGGATGATTGCCCAATCGGGCCAGCAGGCGGACGGGTTTTGGCATCTTCGCGAGCACATCCCCGAGGCGAACCGCCGTATCGGTGCCGTGGCAAGCCACGACATCAGCCTGCCCCTGTCCGAAATCGCCGGGTTCATCAACGACGCCGGCAAGGCGCTGGCAGCCCGGTCCGATGTCCGGGTGAACTGCTTCGGCCATCTGGGCGACGGAAACCTGCATTACAACATCTTCCCAGCCAAAGGTCGGTCGCGCACCGAATATGACAGTCAGCGCACGGCACTCTCGGAACTTGTCCACGAGATGGTGGTGGCCCGTGGCGGTTCCTTCTCGGCCGAGCATGGTGTCGGGCGACTGAAGGTCGGCGAACTGGAACGCTGGGGTGATCCGGCCCGCATTTCCGCCATGCGCGCGATCAAGAGCGCGCTTGATCCCTGGGGTATCATGAACCCGGGGGCCGTGCTTTCCCAAGCTCGGGGCCGAGATGCCGGCGCAGGTGGTCCAGATAAGCCGTGA
- a CDS encoding LysR family transcriptional regulator — protein MDRLDGIRAFVAVVDAGSFTRAGKRLGISNKLVSKYVAALESHQGITLLNRTTRSLSLTPAGERFLLVARRVLSAVEELDAQARADEGALTGRLFVTAPVSFGEMFIPVLTRDFTEQNPGISIELRLTDRYVDLAAEGFDLALRIGVLGDSSLIARRIGRTESVVVASPGYLEANGWPRHPDELREHVNIRDGNSATSHRATFVIEGKAISVPLPGRITVNSPRAVRRLALEGCGVAVIPRFVVESDIADGSLERLLEGFPGPQLDIQALYLPQPFIPPRLTAYLDHLRRHLGPELGKARPPGS, from the coding sequence TTGGATCGTCTCGACGGAATCAGGGCATTTGTCGCAGTGGTCGATGCTGGTTCGTTTACGCGGGCCGGCAAGCGATTGGGCATCTCCAACAAATTGGTCAGCAAATACGTCGCCGCACTCGAAAGCCACCAAGGGATAACGCTTCTCAACAGGACGACCCGCTCGCTGTCGCTGACCCCGGCGGGGGAGCGCTTTCTTCTTGTTGCGCGGCGTGTTCTCTCTGCGGTGGAAGAACTGGATGCGCAGGCCCGCGCGGACGAAGGCGCGCTGACCGGCAGGCTGTTTGTAACCGCTCCCGTCAGCTTCGGCGAAATGTTCATTCCCGTGCTGACACGCGACTTTACCGAGCAAAATCCCGGCATCAGCATCGAATTGCGCCTTACCGATCGCTATGTGGATCTTGCGGCAGAGGGTTTCGATCTGGCCTTGCGGATCGGCGTGCTTGGCGATTCAAGCCTTATCGCGCGACGCATCGGACGCACGGAATCCGTCGTCGTGGCAAGCCCTGGATATCTTGAGGCGAATGGCTGGCCGCGCCATCCGGACGAGCTGCGGGAGCACGTGAACATTCGGGATGGCAACTCGGCGACATCGCATCGCGCCACGTTCGTGATCGAGGGCAAGGCGATCAGCGTCCCGCTGCCCGGCCGTATCACGGTGAACAGCCCGCGCGCCGTGCGTCGGCTTGCTCTGGAAGGATGCGGCGTGGCCGTCATCCCTCGCTTCGTGGTCGAATCCGATATCGCCGATGGCAGTCTGGAAAGATTGCTGGAAGGATTTCCCGGGCCACAACTGGACATTCAGGCGCTATACTTGCCGCAGCCCTTCATCCCGCCGCGCCTCACGGCTTATCTGGACCACCTGCGCCGGCATCTCGGCCCCGAGCTTGGGAAAGCACGGCCCCCGGGTTCATGA
- a CDS encoding DoxX family protein, giving the protein MSDLSLTGVATAENRADIAAFILRTSTGLFFLIHGLIKVFIFTPAGTAGYFESIGLPGALGYLTILIEVLGGVALIAGVATRLVSLVMIPVLLGAAVFGHGGNGFTFSNQGGGWEYPVLWAVVMLALSFLGDGAWSLGRRK; this is encoded by the coding sequence ATGTCAGATCTCTCACTCACCGGCGTGGCGACTGCCGAAAACCGGGCAGATATCGCCGCCTTCATCCTTCGCACCTCGACCGGGCTGTTCTTCCTGATCCACGGCCTGATCAAGGTCTTCATCTTCACCCCGGCCGGAACCGCCGGCTATTTTGAATCGATCGGCTTGCCGGGGGCCCTGGGCTACCTGACGATCCTGATCGAAGTACTGGGCGGCGTTGCCCTGATCGCGGGCGTTGCCACGCGTCTGGTTTCGCTGGTGATGATTCCGGTTCTGCTGGGCGCGGCCGTGTTTGGCCATGGCGGTAACGGCTTCACGTTCAGCAACCAGGGCGGCGGCTGGGAATACCCCGTTCTCTGGGCAGTCGTGATGCTGGCCCTGTCTTTCCTGGGAGACGGCGCTTGGTCGCTCGGTCGCCGCAAGTAA
- a CDS encoding acetyl-CoA hydrolase/transferase family protein, whose product MAEDYHDRIRHKGLRDRVVSADQAAGMIEDGMVLGMSGFTRAGEAKAVPLALAERARREPLKVTLMTGASLGNDLDKTLAEAHVTARRIPFMSDPSLRRAINAGEVMYIDQHLSETVEQLRTGQLPPVDLAIVEAVAITETGGIVPTTSVGNSASFAILAKKVIVEINLNQSEQLEGLHDIYIPTYWPVRTPIPVVTPESRVGFPFISIPPEKIAAIVISTKLDSSSTVTEPDAETRSIAGHLTEFLKGEVARGRMPSSLHPLQAGIGSIANAVLHGFIDSPFHDLTMYSEVLQDSTFDLMDAGKMVFASGSSITLSEAKYRDVMERFHDYKRKLVLRPQEISNHPEVVRRLGLIAINTALEFDIYGNVNSTHVMGTNMMNGIGGSGDFARNSYLSVFVSKSTAKAGGISSVVPMVSHVDHTEHDVDILVTEHGLADLRGLAPRERAKLVIAHCASPDWRDQLQDYHDRALLRGGHTPHLLEEALSWHDRLRRTGTMKPE is encoded by the coding sequence ATGGCCGAGGATTATCATGACCGGATCCGTCACAAGGGATTGCGCGACCGTGTGGTGAGTGCCGATCAGGCCGCGGGCATGATTGAGGACGGAATGGTCCTCGGGATGAGCGGATTCACCCGCGCAGGTGAAGCCAAGGCCGTTCCCCTCGCGCTGGCCGAGCGCGCCCGGCGTGAGCCTCTCAAGGTCACGCTGATGACCGGCGCTTCGCTGGGCAACGATCTCGACAAGACTCTGGCCGAAGCCCATGTGACCGCGCGCCGTATCCCCTTCATGTCCGATCCGTCGCTGCGTCGCGCGATCAATGCGGGCGAGGTGATGTATATCGACCAGCATCTCAGCGAGACGGTCGAGCAGTTGAGAACCGGGCAGCTTCCTCCGGTCGATCTGGCCATCGTCGAGGCGGTCGCGATCACCGAAACGGGTGGCATCGTGCCCACGACATCGGTCGGCAACTCGGCGAGTTTCGCGATCCTCGCCAAGAAGGTGATCGTCGAGATCAACCTGAACCAGTCCGAGCAGCTCGAAGGGCTGCATGACATCTACATCCCGACCTATTGGCCAGTGCGGACCCCCATCCCGGTGGTCACGCCGGAAAGCCGGGTCGGATTCCCCTTCATTTCCATTCCGCCGGAAAAGATCGCGGCGATCGTGATCTCGACGAAGCTCGACTCCTCGTCCACGGTGACCGAGCCGGATGCCGAAACCCGCTCGATTGCAGGCCATCTGACCGAGTTCCTGAAAGGCGAGGTTGCCCGAGGCCGGATGCCATCGTCACTGCATCCGCTTCAGGCAGGCATCGGCAGCATCGCGAATGCCGTGCTGCACGGTTTCATCGACAGCCCCTTCCATGACCTGACAATGTATTCCGAGGTGCTGCAGGATTCGACCTTCGACCTGATGGATGCCGGCAAGATGGTCTTTGCCTCCGGCTCGTCGATCACGCTTTCTGAAGCGAAATACCGCGACGTCATGGAGCGTTTCCATGACTACAAGCGCAAGCTCGTTCTGCGCCCGCAAGAGATTTCGAACCATCCCGAGGTGGTGCGCCGCCTTGGCCTTATCGCGATCAACACGGCGCTGGAATTCGACATCTACGGCAACGTGAACTCCACCCATGTGATGGGCACGAACATGATGAACGGAATCGGCGGATCGGGTGATTTCGCGCGAAATTCCTATCTTTCCGTGTTCGTCAGCAAGTCGACGGCCAAGGCAGGCGGCATCTCGTCTGTCGTGCCGATGGTCAGCCATGTCGACCATACCGAACATGACGTGGATATTCTGGTGACGGAACACGGTCTGGCGGATCTTCGCGGCTTGGCCCCGCGCGAGCGCGCGAAGCTTGTCATCGCGCACTGTGCTTCTCCGGATTGGCGAGATCAGTTGCAGGACTACCACGATCGCGCGCTGCTGCGTGGCGGGCATACACCTCATTTGCTGGAGGAAGCGTTGAGCTGGCACGACCGGCTGCGTCGGACCGGAACGATGAAGCCCGAATGA
- the dgt gene encoding dGTP triphosphohydrolase gives MGNRFRMNWESLLSAERLGDKTYQPHRNRSIFVQDHDRIVFSAPFRRLANKTQVQPLYENDHVHHRLIHSIEVSSVGRSLAMRVGHWLAETGELPEPQVPDLADIVQAACVAHDIGNPPFGHSGEEAMGAWFSEGFANARGLLADLPAGLRPEFTAFEGNAQGFRILTRLEMYRGDGGMRLSKATLGAFTKYPVTAPDRECINGGSHHGETYVGLKKFGIFVSDLPQFATAARSLGLPERTHEQARYWARHPLVFLMEAADDITYNIVDLEDAYTTGELPFDLVRRLLAELGGKPNSNAPGMTEAEEIGYLRARGIGSAIEASVDAFITHYDAIMRGTFSGDLIGASRLGEAFAAAKAVARERIFTAPRKTELEISGRRIIANVMSGILPVYEDLARGGWDIAALSPHSRQLVRALSLDLRDIRDAESALHALADFTSGMTDRYALRISRMLSGA, from the coding sequence ATGGGTAACCGCTTTCGGATGAACTGGGAAAGCCTGCTTTCCGCGGAAAGGCTGGGCGACAAGACCTATCAACCGCATCGGAATCGCTCGATCTTCGTGCAGGATCATGACCGGATCGTCTTTTCGGCCCCCTTCCGGCGGCTCGCGAACAAGACGCAGGTTCAGCCGCTTTATGAAAACGACCATGTTCATCACCGCCTGATCCATTCGATTGAAGTCAGCAGCGTGGGGCGCTCATTGGCGATGCGGGTTGGCCATTGGCTGGCCGAGACGGGCGAGCTGCCCGAGCCGCAGGTTCCTGATCTTGCCGATATCGTGCAGGCCGCCTGTGTCGCCCATGACATCGGCAATCCCCCCTTTGGCCATTCCGGCGAAGAGGCGATGGGCGCATGGTTCTCCGAGGGTTTTGCAAATGCACGGGGGCTGTTGGCAGATCTGCCGGCAGGACTGCGCCCGGAATTCACCGCCTTCGAGGGCAACGCACAGGGCTTTCGCATCCTGACCCGGCTCGAAATGTATCGCGGCGACGGCGGAATGCGATTGTCGAAGGCCACGCTGGGTGCTTTCACCAAATACCCGGTGACGGCGCCGGATCGGGAATGCATCAATGGCGGATCGCATCATGGCGAGACTTATGTCGGCCTGAAGAAGTTCGGAATCTTTGTTTCGGACCTGCCACAGTTCGCGACGGCTGCCCGCAGTCTGGGTCTGCCCGAAAGGACCCACGAACAGGCCCGCTACTGGGCGCGTCACCCTCTGGTCTTCCTGATGGAAGCGGCCGATGACATCACCTACAATATCGTTGATCTGGAAGATGCATACACGACCGGAGAGCTGCCCTTTGATTTGGTGCGCCGGCTGCTCGCGGAACTGGGCGGCAAGCCCAACAGCAATGCACCCGGCATGACCGAGGCCGAAGAAATCGGCTATCTGCGCGCAAGGGGGATCGGCAGCGCCATCGAGGCCTCCGTCGACGCCTTCATCACGCATTACGACGCGATCATGCGTGGGACATTTTCCGGGGATCTCATCGGTGCAAGCAGGCTTGGCGAGGCCTTCGCCGCCGCCAAGGCCGTTGCGCGCGAGAGGATCTTCACCGCGCCAAGAAAGACCGAGCTTGAAATATCGGGTCGCAGGATCATCGCCAATGTCATGTCAGGCATCCTGCCTGTCTACGAAGACCTGGCTCGGGGCGGCTGGGACATTGCCGCGCTTTCGCCTCATTCCCGGCAACTTGTCCGGGCCCTGTCACTGGATCTGCGCGACATCCGGGATGCCGAAAGCGCGCTGCACGCGCTGGCCGATTTCACTTCGGGCATGACCGATCGATATGCCCTGAGAATATCGCGGATGCTTTCGGGGGCCTGA
- a CDS encoding MetQ/NlpA family ABC transporter substrate-binding protein, producing MRKLRIAALASTLALVAGMASAEDIKVGVSVGEHAEIMEQVAEVAKEKGLNIDIVEFTDYVVPNQALNDGDLQANSFQHQPYLDNQIKDRGFDLVAIGKTITTPMGIYSEKLKSLDDLPEGGKVALPNDPTNGGRALLLLQDKGVIKLAEGTGLVPTPLDVTENPKKLKFLELDAAQLPRALADADVAIINTNYALEAGLNPEKDSIAIENADSPYANIIVVRTADKDAEWAKTLVESYNSPEVKKYIQDKYTGAVIPAW from the coding sequence ATGCGCAAACTTCGCATCGCCGCCCTCGCCTCGACCCTCGCGCTGGTCGCTGGCATGGCTTCGGCCGAAGACATCAAGGTCGGCGTCTCGGTCGGCGAGCATGCCGAGATCATGGAACAGGTCGCCGAGGTCGCCAAGGAAAAGGGCCTGAACATCGACATCGTCGAGTTCACCGATTACGTCGTGCCGAACCAGGCGCTGAACGACGGCGACCTGCAGGCGAACAGCTTCCAGCACCAGCCCTATCTGGACAACCAGATCAAGGATCGCGGCTTCGACCTGGTCGCCATCGGCAAGACCATCACCACGCCGATGGGCATCTATTCGGAAAAGCTGAAATCGCTGGACGATCTGCCCGAAGGCGGCAAGGTCGCGCTGCCGAATGACCCGACCAATGGTGGCCGCGCGCTGCTGCTTCTGCAGGACAAGGGCGTCATCAAGCTTGCCGAAGGCACCGGCCTTGTCCCGACCCCGCTGGACGTGACCGAGAACCCCAAGAAGCTCAAGTTCCTGGAACTCGACGCAGCTCAGTTGCCCCGCGCGTTGGCCGATGCCGATGTCGCGATCATCAACACGAACTACGCGCTGGAAGCAGGTCTGAACCCCGAAAAGGATTCGATCGCGATCGAGAACGCCGACAGCCCCTATGCCAACATCATCGTCGTGCGCACCGCCGACAAGGATGCGGAATGGGCCAAGACGCTGGTCGAGTCCTACAACTCGCCCGAGGTCAAGAAATACATTCAGGACAAGTACACCGGCGCGGTCATCCCCGCCTGGTGA